One genomic segment of Choristoneura fumiferana chromosome Z, NRCan_CFum_1, whole genome shotgun sequence includes these proteins:
- the LOC141432203 gene encoding proton-coupled amino acid transporter-like protein acs isoform X1: MFIYEFMGGVHEIATQGAEEVEEPVYDPHHHRHVEKPTSYSETMMHMLKGSIGAGILAMPDGFRRMGVLYGTAGLLLIGAFATYCIHMLITAQYELCKRAKRGYMTYPQSLYAALATGPPSLRGPARCLAEFVDVVLIIWQVGLCCVYAVFVAENVKQVCDFYNYELPIRMHICALFVPLLILNMVKNLKLLSPISSLSNLITLLGLILVFYYLIEDDFDVDDEKMQIKSLIDIPVFVGTTLFALEAVGVILALEYNMDHPKRFLGYFGLFNIAMTMILALYALVGVFGYLKYGDNIKASLTLNLPQEQKKAQAAKLIFGLAIFLTFPLQNFVAYNVIWSRISHKYTTAATCDYFLRIVLVVIPVAVAIAVPSLGPVISLVGALCLSLLAVVFPALMDMCLWYPDKYGPCNYKLFRDLIIILCGIFSLVSGVYTSALEMIHEINKGS, translated from the exons ATGTTTATTTACGAGTTTATGGGCGGTGTGCATGAAATTGCAACACAGGGCGCCGAAG AAGTAGAGGAGCCAGTGTACGATCCACATCACCACCGGCATGTTGAGAAACCAACCTC GTATTCAGAGACCATGATGCACATGTTGAAGGGCAGCATCGGCGCCGGGATCCTGGCCATGCCGGACGGATTCCGTCGCATGGGAGTCCTCTACGGCACAGCGGGACTGCTTCTCATCGGTGCATTTGCCACGTACTGCATCCACATGCTT ATTACGGCACAGTACGAACTCTGCAAGCGAGCTAAACGAGGCTATATGACGTACCCGCAGTCACTCTATGCTGCGCTTGCGACAGGGCCGCCGTCCCTCCGGGGGCCTGCCAGGTGTCTGGCAGAGTTCGTTGACGTGGTCCTCATCATCTGGCAAGTCGGCTTGTGCTGCGTCTACGCTGTCTTTGTAGCGGAAAATGTTAAACAA GTGTGCGATTTCTACAACTACGAACTTCCAATAAGAATGCATATTTGTGCTTTGTTTGTTCCACTTCTTATACTCAATATGGTGAAGAATTTGAAGTTACTGTCGCCTATATCCTCTTTGTCAAACTTAATAACACTACTAGGTCTCATTCTagtattttactatttaattgAAGATGATTTCGATGTCGATGATGAGAAAATGCAAATTAAAAGCCTCATTGACATTCCTGTCTTCGTTGGCACAACGCTTTTTGCTCTGGAAGCAGTGGGAGTG attTTAGCTTTAGAGTATAATATGGATCACCCAAAGAGATTTCTTGGATATTTTGGACTCTTTAATATTGCCATGACAATGATTCTGGCTTTATATGCACTTGTTGGAGTCTTTGGTTATTTGAAATACGGTGACAATATAAAGGCGTCACTGACACTCAATTTACCTCAGGAACAGAa AAAAGCGCAAGCAGCAAAACTCATTTTTGGACTGGCGATATTTTTAACTTTCCCCTTGCAAAATTTTGTTGCCTATAATGTGATTTGGAGTAGAATAAGTCACAAATACACTACTGCAGCAACATGCGACTACTTCCTTCGAATCGTGCTCGTCGTCATACCCG TTGCGGTGGCAATAGCCGTGCCGTCGCTGGGGCCTGTCATTTCATTGGTGGGCGCTTTGTGCTTGTCGCTGCTGGCAGTCGTCTTTCCCGCTCTAATGGACATGTGCTTATGGTATCCAGACAAATATGGACCTtgtaattacaagcttttccgAGATTTAATTATTATCTTATGTGGTATATTCTCCTTAGTTTCCGGAGTCTACACCAGCGCACTAGAAATgatacatgaaattaacaaaggAAGTTAA
- the LOC141432203 gene encoding proton-coupled amino acid transporter-like protein acs isoform X2 codes for MMHMLKGSIGAGILAMPDGFRRMGVLYGTAGLLLIGAFATYCIHMLITAQYELCKRAKRGYMTYPQSLYAALATGPPSLRGPARCLAEFVDVVLIIWQVGLCCVYAVFVAENVKQVCDFYNYELPIRMHICALFVPLLILNMVKNLKLLSPISSLSNLITLLGLILVFYYLIEDDFDVDDEKMQIKSLIDIPVFVGTTLFALEAVGVILALEYNMDHPKRFLGYFGLFNIAMTMILALYALVGVFGYLKYGDNIKASLTLNLPQEQKKAQAAKLIFGLAIFLTFPLQNFVAYNVIWSRISHKYTTAATCDYFLRIVLVVIPVAVAIAVPSLGPVISLVGALCLSLLAVVFPALMDMCLWYPDKYGPCNYKLFRDLIIILCGIFSLVSGVYTSALEMIHEINKGS; via the exons ATGATGCACATGTTGAAGGGCAGCATCGGCGCCGGGATCCTGGCCATGCCGGACGGATTCCGTCGCATGGGAGTCCTCTACGGCACAGCGGGACTGCTTCTCATCGGTGCATTTGCCACGTACTGCATCCACATGCTT ATTACGGCACAGTACGAACTCTGCAAGCGAGCTAAACGAGGCTATATGACGTACCCGCAGTCACTCTATGCTGCGCTTGCGACAGGGCCGCCGTCCCTCCGGGGGCCTGCCAGGTGTCTGGCAGAGTTCGTTGACGTGGTCCTCATCATCTGGCAAGTCGGCTTGTGCTGCGTCTACGCTGTCTTTGTAGCGGAAAATGTTAAACAA GTGTGCGATTTCTACAACTACGAACTTCCAATAAGAATGCATATTTGTGCTTTGTTTGTTCCACTTCTTATACTCAATATGGTGAAGAATTTGAAGTTACTGTCGCCTATATCCTCTTTGTCAAACTTAATAACACTACTAGGTCTCATTCTagtattttactatttaattgAAGATGATTTCGATGTCGATGATGAGAAAATGCAAATTAAAAGCCTCATTGACATTCCTGTCTTCGTTGGCACAACGCTTTTTGCTCTGGAAGCAGTGGGAGTG attTTAGCTTTAGAGTATAATATGGATCACCCAAAGAGATTTCTTGGATATTTTGGACTCTTTAATATTGCCATGACAATGATTCTGGCTTTATATGCACTTGTTGGAGTCTTTGGTTATTTGAAATACGGTGACAATATAAAGGCGTCACTGACACTCAATTTACCTCAGGAACAGAa AAAAGCGCAAGCAGCAAAACTCATTTTTGGACTGGCGATATTTTTAACTTTCCCCTTGCAAAATTTTGTTGCCTATAATGTGATTTGGAGTAGAATAAGTCACAAATACACTACTGCAGCAACATGCGACTACTTCCTTCGAATCGTGCTCGTCGTCATACCCG TTGCGGTGGCAATAGCCGTGCCGTCGCTGGGGCCTGTCATTTCATTGGTGGGCGCTTTGTGCTTGTCGCTGCTGGCAGTCGTCTTTCCCGCTCTAATGGACATGTGCTTATGGTATCCAGACAAATATGGACCTtgtaattacaagcttttccgAGATTTAATTATTATCTTATGTGGTATATTCTCCTTAGTTTCCGGAGTCTACACCAGCGCACTAGAAATgatacatgaaattaacaaaggAAGTTAA
- the LOC141432187 gene encoding proton-coupled amino acid transporter-like protein acs yields the protein MDEKAETVHLQPVAEPAKDGIPASFADDEDYDPHLHRQVNNPTNDFETLVHLLKCSLGTGILAMPQAFARSGLVTGILATVIVGIIVTYCLHVLVRSQYDICKRLRVPLLTYPESMSAALAAGPPSLRALARPAALAVDIFLVVYQLGICCVYIVFIAENIKTMVDPYYTIAIEIHMLIVLGPLIAINCIRNLKKLAPLSTLANLITFVGLAVVVYYLLSGTKSQAELDYWGSFSTFPLFFGTILFALTAVGVVVALENNMKTPKSFGKPLGVLNVGMAFIVLLYVTIGAIGYVFCVSECKDSITLNLPQGAWLATSVRGLFAVAIFISYALQCYVPVDVVWSGYVRPRLMRSHATQGKLLVSEYALRIALCLLTFVFAVSVPRLGLFISLFGALCLSALGICFPALMDMCVSWTESVAAQGGLLRRIKDWLLFLFGILGLVVGTYTALLAIVRSFQTVPAVPSTTN from the exons ATGGACGAGAAAGCAGAAACCGTACATTTGCAACCTGTAGCTGAACCGGCGAA AGACGGCATTCCTGCAAGTTTTGCTGATGATGAAGATTACGATCCACACTTGCATCGCCAAGTTAATAATCCCACAAA TGACTTCGAGACGCTAGTACACTTGTTAAAATGCAGTCTGGGCACAGGGATCCTGGCGATGCCACAGGCGTTCGCACGATCCGGCTTGGTGACCGGCATCCTCGCCACCGTTATCGTTGGCATCATTGTCACCTACTGCTTACATGTCTTG GTCCGATCTCAGTACGACATTTGCAAGCGGCTGCGCGTGCCACTGCTAACGTACCCAGAGTCGATGTCAGCTGCTTTGGCGGCGGGACCACCCTCTCTTCGCGCGCTAGCTCGGCCCGCTGCGCTCGCCGTCGACATCTTCCTTGTAGTTTACCAGCTCGGCATCTGCTGCGTCTACATCGTTTTCATTGCGGAGAATATAAAAACG ATGGTTGATCCTTACTACACCATTGCCATCGAAATCCACATGCTAATCGTTCTGGGCCCACTGATTGCAATCAACTGCAtccgaaatttaaaaaaattggcacCATTGTCTACTCTCGCTAACTTGATCACCTTCGTCGGCTTGGCTGTGGTGGTATACTACTTGCTATCAGGCACAAAGTCCCAAGCTGAGCTGGACTATTGGGGCTCCTTCTCTACATTCCCATTGTTTTTTGGAACAATATTATTTGCGCTAACCGCTGTGGGGGTG GTGGTAGCGCTGGAGAACAACATGAAAACGCCGAAGTCGTTCGGCAAGCCACTAGGCGTGCTCAACGTGGGCATGGCTTTCATCGTGCTGCTCTACGTGACTATTGGCGCCATTGGCTATGTGTTCTGTGTCTCCGAGTGCAAGGACTCCATCACCCTTAACCTACCTCAAGGAGCCTG GTTAGCAACCAGCGTGCGTGGTTTATTCGCGGTGGCCATATTCATCAGCTACGCGCTGCAGTGCTACGTGCCGGTCGATGTGGTGTGGTCGGGCTACGTGCGCCCGCGCCTGATGCGCTCGCACGCCACGCAGGGGAAGCTCTTGGTCTCTGAGTATGCCCTCAGGATCGCTCTGTGCCTTCTTACTT TTGTATTCGCGGTGTCTGTCCCGCGACTGGGGCTGTTCATCTCTCTGTTCGGGGCGCTGTGCCTGTCCGCGCTGGGCATCTGCTTCCCGGCCCTCATGGACATGTGCGTGTCTTGGACGGAGTCAGTGGCCGCACAAGGCGGTCTCCTACGCCGCATCAAAGACTGGCTGCTCTTCCTCTTCGGGATCCTCGGCCTCGTCGTCGGCACCTACACAGCTCTGCTAGCGATTGTGCGTTCCTTCCAGACTGTACCTGCTGTCCCTTCCACCACTAACTAA